In Arachis hypogaea cultivar Tifrunner chromosome 17, arahy.Tifrunner.gnm2.J5K5, whole genome shotgun sequence, a single window of DNA contains:
- the LOC112766188 gene encoding uncharacterized protein At1g01500-like, protein MENCYKANGNIHRVSRQNKHPFSIRDQSLPCFDIRVFLVRVCKSDLDNSAPEVLKLKCISSNPGTLLKVNGVRATMQSEGVSSLLKRDRVDKKSKEVTFVSTDSIKMSSNVKFEVFDKDVLLVSGVLELCNSNGSVNGQRWSMNCESIIIPGTSFFKSKKFMLPGSTLPTIEVYIAGSFLDTPIVLTKTLHLSSQIKHTRMGTFSTNLENETSAPSTFTLQAADNMSEKPEEEDNNIDLYQRRAYVAAEEEDGEVSWFNAGVRVGVGIGLSVCIGIGIGVGVLVKTYQGTTRNFRRRLL, encoded by the exons ATGGAGAATTGTTACAAGGCTAATGGAAATATACATAGAGTTTCAAGGCAGAATAAACATCCATTCTCCATAAGGGATCAATCATTGCCCTGCTTTGACATAAGAGTATTTTTAGTCAGAGTTTGCAAATCTGATCTTGATAATTCTGCTCCCGAAGTTCTCAAACTGAAATGTATTTCATCAAATCCTGGCACACTTCTCAAAGTTAATGGCGTCCGCGCTACTATGCAATCCGAGGGTGTTTCAAGCCTTCTCAAAAGAGATAGAGTAGATAAGAAATCAAAAGAAGTGACATTTGTAAGCACAGATAGTATTAAGATGAGTAGTAATGTTAAGTTTGAAGTGTTTGACAAAGATGTTCTGTTGGTTTCTGGGGTCTTAGAATTATGCAATAGCAATGGATCTGTTAATGGACAAAGATGGAGCATGAACTGTGAGTCAATTATAATTCCTGGAACTAgtttcttcaagagcaagaaattCATGTTGCCAGGTTCAACTTTACCTACAATAGAGGTCTACATTGCTGGGTCCTTCTTGGATACTCCAATTGTCTTAACAAAGACCCTCCACCTTAGTTCTCAGATAAAACACACAAGGATGGGGACATTCTCTACAAACCTGGAAAACGAGACAAGTGCTCCTTCGACATTCACTTTACAG GCTGCAGATAACATGAGTGAAAAGCCTGAAGAGGAGGATAACAACATTGATTTGTACCAAAGAAGAGCATATGTtgctgctgaagaagaagatggagaggtGTCATGGTTCAATGCAGGTGTGAGAGTAGGTGTTGGAATTGGTCTGAGTGTTTGCATTGGCATTGGCATTGGAGTTGGCGTGCTTGTTAAGACTTACCAAGGCACTACTCGCAACTTTAGGAGACGCCTATTATGA